The Phycisphaerales bacterium genome segment ACCAGCCCGCCGACGATGGCGCCGGGGATCGAGGTGAACCCACCCAGCATCAGCACCGGCAGCGCCTTCAACGCAATCAGCGACAGCGAGAACTGCACGCCCGACTTGGTGCCCCACATGATCCCCGCGACAAGCGCGACGAAGCCCGCCAGCGACCAGACCATCACCCAGATGAAGTTGAGGCTGATGCCCACCGACAGCGCCGCCTGGT includes the following:
- a CDS encoding branched-chain amino acid ABC transporter permease, with the protein product QAALSVGISLNFIWVMVWSLAGFVALVAGIMWGTKSGVQFSLSLIALKALPVLMLGGFTSIPGAIVGGLVIGVGEKLFEFAIGAPYLGGATEIWFAYVLALLFLVFRPQGLFGEKIIERV